A single genomic interval of Shewanella psychropiezotolerans harbors:
- a CDS encoding vWA domain-containing protein — translation MHFLRPEWFFALIPLIILILLLWRIERKNSTWNRYIAPHLASLLVTQTNEIKRSKLWYLGLAWLVAVLALSGPAFTKQSLPVYEAAQGRVIVMDMSLSMYASDLSPNRLSQAKFKATDLIDALEEGETGLIAYAGDAFTISPLTRDRATLLNLLPTLSPDIMPVRGSNLVAALEQGKNLLAQGGHIRGDILLLTDGVSTQQMRAAKAVLQDTQYRLAIMAFGSEQGSPIRLPDGQLLRDNADQVVVAKTNYSLLNELTQAADGVLIPYRSDGRDLEQMQNWLSTTGDTKATELDGEIWQDAGPYIALLLLLPVLLSFRHGLVAVVALFIVYIPTPVQASTWDNLWQTQDQQGMQAYQAEDYQQASDSFTSPQWQASALYKAGEYDEALSLFEQDNSASGLFNQGNSLMQQNKYDEAIKRYQEALVQNPELTGAKDNLELAKKLAQQKQDSPDQDKSDSQEKSEDNADKDSDKDKQQKSDQEQQSQSNDSQQDSASDKEDSGDQSPEDKSSEEKSSENQDSKSKNNDADMQADPDKLPSQKDNQDSEQDKQTNSHDSQEEQEQQARSQNAQAADENPEEEAQAKAQAAQMHEGPEALPPEMERALRSLVDDPQVLLRNKMQLEYQKRARQNANSKDQQQW, via the coding sequence ATGCATTTTCTTCGACCTGAGTGGTTTTTCGCACTCATCCCTCTGATAATCCTCATCCTATTACTGTGGCGCATTGAACGAAAAAACTCGACATGGAATCGTTACATTGCTCCCCATCTAGCCTCTCTGTTAGTCACCCAGACTAACGAGATAAAGCGCAGCAAGTTATGGTATCTCGGATTAGCTTGGCTCGTGGCCGTGCTTGCCTTGTCGGGACCCGCGTTCACTAAGCAATCTCTGCCAGTATACGAAGCGGCTCAGGGCAGAGTTATCGTCATGGATATGTCTCTGTCTATGTACGCAAGCGATCTGTCCCCCAATAGATTGTCACAAGCAAAATTTAAAGCTACCGACCTTATCGACGCACTTGAAGAGGGTGAAACCGGACTCATCGCCTATGCAGGGGATGCTTTCACCATCAGCCCCTTGACGCGGGATAGAGCAACCTTACTCAACCTACTGCCAACCTTATCACCGGATATAATGCCGGTTCGAGGCTCTAACTTAGTAGCAGCGTTGGAACAAGGGAAAAACCTACTCGCTCAAGGAGGACACATACGCGGTGACATCTTATTGCTCACAGACGGCGTATCGACTCAACAGATGCGTGCAGCAAAAGCCGTCTTACAAGACACCCAATACCGCTTAGCCATTATGGCTTTTGGCAGTGAGCAAGGCTCACCCATTCGTCTGCCAGATGGACAGCTACTCAGGGATAATGCCGACCAAGTAGTCGTCGCTAAGACGAACTATTCGTTGCTCAATGAGCTGACACAGGCTGCAGATGGTGTATTAATTCCCTATAGAAGTGATGGGCGGGATCTCGAGCAGATGCAAAACTGGTTGTCGACAACCGGCGATACTAAGGCAACCGAACTCGATGGAGAGATCTGGCAAGATGCTGGCCCCTATATCGCGCTATTACTCCTGCTGCCTGTATTGCTTAGTTTCAGGCATGGATTGGTTGCGGTCGTTGCACTCTTTATCGTCTATATCCCAACTCCGGTTCAGGCATCGACCTGGGACAATCTCTGGCAAACCCAAGATCAACAAGGAATGCAAGCCTATCAGGCAGAGGATTATCAGCAGGCATCAGATTCCTTTACATCTCCTCAATGGCAAGCCAGCGCCCTTTATAAGGCTGGAGAGTATGATGAGGCTTTGTCATTGTTCGAACAGGATAACTCCGCTAGCGGCTTGTTCAATCAAGGCAACAGCTTGATGCAGCAGAATAAATATGATGAGGCGATAAAACGTTATCAAGAGGCATTAGTACAAAACCCGGAATTGACTGGTGCAAAGGATAACCTAGAACTTGCCAAAAAATTAGCGCAACAGAAGCAAGATAGCCCAGATCAAGACAAGTCAGACTCACAAGAAAAGTCTGAGGACAATGCCGACAAAGACTCAGACAAAGATAAGCAGCAAAAATCTGATCAAGAGCAGCAATCACAATCCAATGACTCACAGCAAGACAGTGCCTCAGATAAAGAGGATTCAGGAGATCAGAGCCCGGAAGATAAAAGCTCGGAAGAAAAGAGCTCAGAAAATCAAGACTCAAAAAGTAAGAATAACGATGCCGACATGCAGGCCGATCCGGACAAACTGCCGTCTCAAAAAGATAACCAAGACAGTGAGCAGGACAAACAAACCAACAGCCATGATAGTCAAGAAGAGCAAGAGCAGCAGGCTCGTTCGCAAAACGCCCAAGCAGCCGATGAAAATCCAGAGGAAGAAGCTCAGGCAAAAGCCCAAGCGGCTCAAATGCATGAAGGACCAGAAGCACTTCCTCCTGAGATGGAGCGTGCGTTAAGATCTCTGGTCGACGACCCGCAAGTTTTACTGAGAAATAAGATGCAACTCGAATATCAAAAACGTGCAAGACAAAATGCTAACTCTAAGGATCAGCAGCAATGGTAG
- a CDS encoding sigma-70 family RNA polymerase sigma factor has product MFNRLRNKKPDSSVNSDMLSKQRRYDSLVRALHADIFRYAYWLCGDKHIAEDITQETFLRAWRSLESLKDDKAAKAWLITIVRRENARRFERKQFDYSDIEQEQLEDHISTSTEDNAEQHLIRRQISKLEIEYREPLILQVIGGFSGEEIAKILDLNRNTVMTRLFRARNQLKDLIEQPQVRGQSNG; this is encoded by the coding sequence ATGTTTAATCGCCTGCGAAATAAAAAACCCGATTCCTCGGTCAATTCTGACATGCTAAGTAAACAAAGACGATACGATAGCCTTGTCAGGGCACTCCATGCAGATATATTCCGCTACGCCTACTGGTTATGCGGGGATAAGCATATTGCGGAAGATATCACTCAGGAGACTTTTCTCAGAGCCTGGCGCTCACTCGAGTCATTAAAGGATGATAAAGCGGCTAAAGCCTGGCTTATCACCATAGTGAGAAGAGAGAATGCCCGTCGATTCGAGAGGAAACAGTTCGATTACTCAGATATTGAGCAAGAGCAACTGGAAGATCATATCTCCACGAGCACCGAAGATAATGCAGAGCAGCATCTGATCCGCAGACAGATCTCAAAATTAGAGATCGAATACCGTGAACCTTTAATTTTACAAGTTATTGGTGGCTTTAGCGGCGAAGAGATTGCAAAAATATTAGATCTCAACCGTAATACCGTAATGACTCGACTGTTTCGTGCCAGAAACCAGTTAAAAGATTTAATAGAACAACCACAAGTAAGAGGTCAATCCAATGGATGA
- a CDS encoding DUF3379 domain-containing protein translates to MDELKFRRQAYGEPNCQDDDFLAAMQVAPERAAFVNELKKLDKKLERALKIDVPEDLVAKLLLNQQLHQHQRQRRKSGFTLALVASIAFIAGISFTLLRMAPVDLGQHALAHVYHETKALSVDQNVSFKDVNFQLASMGTIGNAKFTQQPGKVYYSTFCDFQGVKSLHLVMQGEHSKVTLFIVPIEERMVLEQAFADDKYKGRGFTTDNAYMLLVSENDADISYVEEEIQQIFI, encoded by the coding sequence ATGGATGAGCTGAAGTTTAGACGTCAAGCCTATGGAGAGCCAAACTGTCAGGACGATGATTTTTTAGCGGCGATGCAAGTTGCCCCTGAACGTGCAGCTTTCGTCAATGAATTAAAGAAGCTCGATAAAAAACTTGAGCGAGCCTTAAAAATTGATGTACCGGAAGATTTAGTGGCCAAATTGCTGCTTAATCAACAGCTGCATCAGCATCAGAGACAGAGACGTAAGTCCGGGTTTACGTTGGCGCTTGTCGCATCAATCGCTTTTATCGCAGGGATCAGTTTCACCCTATTAAGGATGGCTCCCGTCGATCTAGGGCAACATGCCCTCGCCCATGTGTATCATGAGACTAAAGCACTGAGCGTAGATCAAAATGTCAGCTTTAAGGATGTTAATTTTCAGCTGGCTTCTATGGGTACAATAGGCAATGCCAAGTTCACTCAACAACCCGGTAAAGTCTATTACAGCACTTTTTGTGACTTTCAAGGCGTGAAGAGCCTACATCTGGTTATGCAGGGAGAGCATAGCAAGGTTACCCTCTTTATCGTCCCCATTGAGGAGCGTATGGTGCTCGAACAAGCCTTTGCCGATGACAAGTACAAGGGAAGAGGTTTCACAACCGACAACGCCTACATGTTACTCGTTAGTGAAAATGATGCAGACATAAGTTACGTAGAGGAAGAGATTCAACAAATATTCATCTAA
- the putP gene encoding sodium/proline symporter PutP, which translates to MDIELPILVTFIGYLALMMGIGLWAYKATDSVDDYILGGRSMGPAVTALSVGASDMSGWLLLGLPGAVYLGGLGEAWIGIGLVFGAWLNWLFVAKRLRIYTEFTDNALTLPDFFEKRFEDSKGLLKLVSAVTILVFFTFYASSGMVGGAILFEKVFGLDYTLALIIGSTIIVAYTFVGGFFAVSWTDFFQGCLMLVALLIVPVAIFSQPETQNGLDSIDPAMLSMFNEGTTVIGLISLLAWGLGYFGQPHILSRFMAIKSANDIPLSRRIAMSWMVIALIGALATGIAGSLYFANDPLANPETVFIHLAHAAFNPWIGGLLIAAILSAIMSTIDSQLLVCSSVITEDFYKKWLRPEASSKELMLVGRIGVLAIAIIAGIVALNPESSVLGLVSYAWAGFGAAFGPVVLLSLFWSAYSRNGAVATIIVGAFTVVIWKQLSGGIFDIYEILPGFILATLSGVIVSKISAPSDKVKEQFRVFTSKL; encoded by the coding sequence ATGGATATTGAATTACCGATATTAGTTACCTTCATCGGCTATCTCGCCCTAATGATGGGGATCGGCCTATGGGCCTATAAAGCGACAGACTCAGTTGACGATTATATCTTAGGTGGCAGAAGCATGGGCCCGGCCGTCACCGCATTGAGTGTTGGTGCATCTGATATGTCAGGCTGGCTATTACTAGGATTACCCGGTGCAGTTTATTTGGGTGGATTAGGCGAAGCTTGGATTGGTATAGGTCTGGTCTTTGGCGCCTGGTTAAACTGGCTCTTCGTGGCCAAGCGTCTTCGTATATACACGGAATTTACCGATAACGCCCTCACTCTACCCGACTTCTTCGAGAAACGCTTCGAAGACAGCAAAGGCTTACTCAAGCTGGTTTCAGCGGTCACTATTCTAGTCTTCTTCACCTTCTATGCTTCGTCTGGCATGGTAGGCGGTGCGATACTGTTTGAAAAAGTCTTCGGCCTAGATTACACCTTAGCCTTGATTATCGGCTCGACCATTATTGTCGCATACACCTTTGTCGGTGGATTCTTTGCCGTCAGTTGGACCGACTTCTTCCAGGGTTGTTTGATGTTGGTTGCCCTATTAATCGTCCCGGTGGCTATCTTCAGTCAGCCTGAAACCCAAAATGGTCTAGACAGTATCGACCCGGCCATGCTTTCCATGTTCAATGAAGGCACCACTGTCATCGGCTTAATCTCACTTCTCGCATGGGGCTTAGGTTATTTCGGTCAACCACATATCCTGTCTCGATTCATGGCCATCAAGAGTGCCAATGATATTCCGCTATCGCGTCGTATCGCCATGAGCTGGATGGTTATCGCCCTCATAGGTGCATTAGCAACGGGCATAGCCGGTAGCCTGTACTTCGCCAACGATCCATTGGCCAATCCTGAGACCGTTTTCATCCACCTGGCACATGCAGCATTTAACCCATGGATCGGCGGTCTGCTTATCGCCGCGATTTTATCGGCCATCATGAGCACCATAGATTCACAGCTCTTGGTCTGCTCTAGTGTCATCACCGAAGATTTCTATAAGAAGTGGCTACGCCCAGAAGCCAGCAGCAAAGAACTGATGTTAGTGGGCCGTATCGGCGTACTCGCGATTGCCATTATCGCCGGTATCGTTGCACTCAACCCAGAAAGCAGCGTTCTTGGACTAGTGAGTTATGCATGGGCAGGGTTTGGCGCGGCATTTGGTCCTGTGGTGTTACTCTCGCTCTTCTGGAGTGCTTACAGTCGAAATGGTGCGGTGGCGACTATCATAGTCGGTGCATTCACAGTTGTGATCTGGAAACAGCTTTCTGGTGGCATCTTCGATATCTATGAAATCTTACCAGGCTTCATTTTAGCAACGCTATCAGGTGTGATTGTGAGTAAAATATCTGCCCCTTCCGATAAGGTAAAAGAGCAGTTTAGAGTATTTACTTCAAAACTATAA
- a CDS encoding OmpP1/FadL family transporter yields MKNFNKTLLAIAVTLASTQAMAAGFQLNSQSATGIGRAFAGDAVIADNASVLSRNPAAMALFDEKQLSMGLTYADVQVQVSDVTHGDTGLNYGSVDDAAEAKIIPNFYYINPVNDKFAYGVAMFSNFGTGTDTSELSNPVPVGGGVKVPAPVDLLGKTEVTTINFNLSASYRINEHFSVGAGVDIIYGQGTLTRSGELPLGEGGSYVPVDLVDVDADGVAFGGIVGAVYEINADNRFGISYRFSPEMSADGTVNYGGVDFEEINIPMPDIFQVAGFHQLTDKFAVHYTAQLSTWGDFDEISVSDPGDVQLKHYAWDDSWLFSVGGTYTLNDTWTLRAGYMHDQGVVGEVSSISIPDSNRNWYTAGATYNLSKHTSLDFGIAFVRGEDVSLTEMSEVVGDIHASTRSDATYYSMQYNYKF; encoded by the coding sequence ATGAAAAACTTCAACAAGACTTTATTAGCTATCGCCGTTACGCTTGCAAGTACACAAGCTATGGCCGCAGGTTTTCAATTAAACAGCCAATCGGCTACCGGAATTGGCCGTGCTTTCGCTGGTGACGCCGTCATCGCAGATAACGCTTCTGTGCTATCTCGCAACCCGGCAGCTATGGCGCTGTTTGATGAGAAGCAACTCTCTATGGGCCTGACTTATGCCGATGTACAGGTTCAGGTTAGCGATGTTACTCATGGCGATACAGGTCTGAACTATGGTTCTGTCGATGATGCGGCGGAAGCCAAGATCATCCCTAACTTTTACTATATTAACCCGGTAAACGACAAGTTCGCTTACGGTGTGGCTATGTTCAGTAACTTCGGTACAGGTACCGATACTAGTGAGTTATCGAACCCTGTTCCTGTAGGTGGCGGTGTAAAAGTTCCCGCACCTGTAGACTTACTTGGTAAAACAGAAGTCACCACCATTAACTTCAATCTAAGTGCCTCTTACCGCATCAACGAACATTTCAGCGTCGGTGCTGGTGTCGATATTATCTATGGCCAAGGCACCTTGACTCGTTCTGGAGAGTTACCATTAGGTGAAGGTGGTTCATACGTACCAGTTGATCTAGTTGATGTTGATGCCGATGGCGTCGCATTCGGTGGTATCGTCGGTGCAGTTTATGAAATCAATGCTGATAACCGTTTCGGCATCAGTTATCGTTTCAGTCCAGAAATGAGTGCAGATGGTACCGTGAACTACGGTGGAGTTGATTTTGAAGAGATCAATATCCCTATGCCTGATATCTTCCAGGTTGCAGGTTTTCATCAGCTGACTGACAAGTTTGCCGTTCACTACACGGCTCAGTTAAGCACATGGGGCGATTTTGATGAGATTTCAGTTTCGGACCCAGGTGATGTTCAACTTAAACATTACGCATGGGATGACTCTTGGTTATTCAGCGTCGGTGGTACTTACACACTTAATGACACTTGGACACTTCGTGCCGGTTACATGCATGACCAAGGCGTAGTCGGCGAGGTCAGCTCTATCTCAATCCCGGACTCAAATCGTAACTGGTATACAGCAGGTGCAACTTACAACCTGTCTAAACACACCAGTCTCGACTTCGGCATAGCCTTCGTCCGCGGTGAAGATGTGTCACTGACAGAAATGAGTGAAGTTGTAGGTGATATTCATGCCAGCACTCGCTCTGATGCGACTTACTACTCTATGCAGTACAACTACAAGTTCTAA
- a CDS encoding SIMPL domain-containing protein has protein sequence MNKNNAISALILGSLLCFGLALLGYGIGHSLIEMKSMDRTVTVKGLAEQEVKANVAIWPIRFTEVDNDLTTLYQTVQTQTDKVISFLLKQGFTIDEISSSQPSIEDRQAQGYVDPNVKYRYAAKVTISIYTQRVDLLLESRQNMLELAKEGIAISNQDYNSRTEFLFTELNSVKPAMVQAATTNARQIADKFAQDSDSVLGKIKNASQGQFSISDRDSNTPYIKRVRVVSTLTYYLKD, from the coding sequence ATGAATAAAAACAACGCGATAAGTGCACTTATATTAGGCTCCTTACTCTGTTTTGGTCTGGCACTGCTGGGCTATGGCATTGGACATAGCCTAATCGAGATGAAGTCCATGGATAGAACGGTTACCGTCAAGGGGCTTGCCGAACAGGAAGTTAAAGCCAATGTCGCTATTTGGCCAATCCGCTTCACCGAAGTCGACAATGACCTCACAACCTTATATCAGACGGTACAAACTCAGACAGACAAGGTGATCTCTTTCTTGCTTAAACAAGGCTTTACCATCGATGAGATATCCAGCTCTCAGCCCTCAATCGAAGACAGGCAGGCACAGGGATATGTGGACCCCAATGTGAAATACCGCTACGCGGCCAAAGTGACCATCTCTATCTATACCCAGAGAGTCGACCTTCTCTTAGAAAGCAGACAAAATATGCTCGAGCTGGCCAAAGAAGGCATTGCTATCTCAAATCAAGATTACAACAGTAGGACTGAGTTTCTGTTCACAGAGCTCAACTCTGTCAAGCCCGCTATGGTGCAAGCCGCTACGACCAATGCCAGACAAATAGCCGATAAGTTTGCCCAGGACTCAGATTCGGTACTCGGTAAGATAAAAAATGCCTCTCAGGGCCAATTTAGTATATCCGATAGGGACAGCAATACCCCTTATATCAAGCGTGTGAGAGTCGTCTCAACCTTAACTTATTATCTCAAAGATTAG
- a CDS encoding rhodanese-like domain-containing protein has product MQNYSFMVIFALLSLLMSQFALAADKDPRVAWDKIDAGATVIDVRTAEEFAAGHLDNAINIPFEEIAAEIKMLDIAKDAQIVLYCRSGRRSGIAFDTLVSEGFTQSYNGGGFETLNQFKQDDKQ; this is encoded by the coding sequence ATGCAAAATTACAGCTTTATGGTCATTTTCGCGTTACTTAGCCTCTTGATGAGTCAATTCGCCTTGGCGGCTGATAAAGACCCGAGAGTCGCATGGGATAAGATAGATGCGGGGGCCACAGTGATCGATGTCAGAACGGCAGAGGAGTTCGCGGCGGGACATTTAGATAACGCGATCAATATCCCTTTCGAAGAGATAGCCGCTGAAATAAAAATGCTCGACATCGCCAAAGACGCTCAAATTGTACTCTATTGTCGCAGTGGCCGACGCAGCGGTATCGCTTTCGATACCTTAGTCTCGGAAGGTTTCACTCAGAGCTATAATGGCGGTGGTTTTGAAACTTTGAATCAGTTTAAGCAAGATGACAAACAATAA
- a CDS encoding S8 family serine peptidase: MTISKTTSVALSLSALAIAISANVQAAPTFTPGLQSSATGFEQTSPLPKRYIVKFKNAQAASSFQSASDEMSVMSYVPRTNEVFSHHRALNSVSAREMKRIGRSNSYTAKLDSKSIQSLRLRSDVDYVEEDMPRHLLSETTPWGQTYVGATSLSDSMAGNRTICIIDSGYDRDHGDLSGNNVTGTNNSGTGNWFDPGNNNAHGTHVAGTIAAIANNSGVVGVMPNQTANIHVIKVFNEAGWGYSSSLVSAIDTCVSNGANVVTMSLGGGNSSTTEKNAMTAHANNGVLLIAAAGNAGDSTHSYPASYDAVMSVAAVDNNKDHAAFSQYTNQVEISGPGEAILSTVTLGEGRLADITIDGQSYFDNGIVPHNRYVKSGTDHIGTPVNDSVTGELAECSVSGSSFNCDDMNAKVCLVERVGNQGASYPEIDAVKACNSAGASAVIVYGNTELPGLQNPFLVDTNNEAPLVSVSVDRATGQALQARLGSTITVANTANEDYEYYNGTSMATPHVSGVATLVWSHHTECSAMQIRSALNATAEDLGTAGRDNQTGYGLIDAVAAKAYLDASCDGPTDPGTGPGEFVLENGVAKNSLAGAKNDELHFSVDVPANATDLSFTMSGGSGDADMYVQYAAAPTTGSYDCRSWEGGNSESCPISNAQAGTYYVMVQGYTAFSGVSLVANFTESTGGGGNTGGPATYTNTNGYSIPDNSSVGVTSPISATRTGDSGTVTVKVNISHTYIGDLQVELHSPSGQFAILHDNAGGSTNNIVQSYTVDMTGVESAGDWTLKAVDSARRDTGTINNWELTFQ, encoded by the coding sequence ATGACAATAAGCAAAACAACATCTGTTGCACTCAGCTTATCTGCCTTGGCAATCGCCATTTCAGCTAATGTGCAAGCTGCGCCGACCTTTACCCCGGGGCTTCAATCGAGTGCTACAGGTTTTGAACAAACATCTCCGCTGCCTAAGCGCTATATTGTAAAATTTAAAAATGCTCAAGCCGCTTCAAGTTTCCAATCAGCGTCTGATGAAATGAGTGTGATGAGCTATGTGCCAAGAACTAACGAAGTCTTCTCTCATCACAGAGCACTCAATAGTGTTTCTGCAAGAGAGATGAAGCGCATTGGTCGCAGTAATAGCTATACAGCCAAACTCGACTCAAAGAGTATTCAATCCCTTCGTCTTCGTTCAGATGTTGATTATGTTGAAGAAGACATGCCCAGACACCTGCTGAGTGAAACAACTCCATGGGGTCAAACCTATGTGGGCGCTACCAGCTTGAGTGACTCCATGGCTGGTAATCGCACCATCTGTATTATCGATTCGGGTTACGATCGCGACCATGGTGACTTGAGTGGCAATAATGTCACGGGCACCAATAATTCAGGTACTGGAAACTGGTTCGATCCAGGTAACAATAATGCTCACGGTACTCATGTGGCAGGCACCATTGCAGCCATCGCCAACAACTCAGGGGTTGTTGGTGTGATGCCAAACCAAACAGCCAACATTCATGTGATCAAGGTATTTAACGAAGCTGGTTGGGGGTACTCTTCATCTCTAGTTTCGGCCATAGATACTTGCGTCAGTAACGGCGCTAACGTAGTCACTATGTCTCTGGGTGGTGGCAATTCCAGCACCACAGAAAAGAACGCCATGACGGCTCACGCGAATAATGGCGTGCTATTAATTGCCGCGGCAGGTAACGCTGGTGATAGTACTCACAGCTATCCGGCTTCTTACGATGCGGTAATGTCTGTGGCAGCCGTTGATAACAACAAAGATCATGCTGCATTTTCCCAATACACTAATCAGGTTGAGATCTCAGGTCCAGGTGAAGCGATTCTATCGACAGTGACATTGGGTGAAGGACGTTTAGCCGACATAACCATCGACGGCCAGTCCTACTTCGATAATGGTATCGTCCCACATAATCGTTATGTAAAGTCTGGCACCGACCATATTGGAACTCCAGTTAATGACAGTGTCACCGGAGAATTAGCAGAGTGTTCGGTTTCTGGTAGCAGTTTTAACTGTGACGATATGAACGCTAAGGTTTGTTTAGTTGAGCGCGTCGGTAATCAGGGCGCTAGCTACCCCGAGATAGATGCAGTTAAAGCCTGTAACTCGGCAGGAGCAAGTGCAGTTATCGTCTATGGTAATACCGAACTTCCGGGCCTACAAAATCCCTTCCTCGTCGATACCAACAACGAAGCTCCACTGGTTTCTGTCTCAGTCGATCGCGCAACGGGTCAGGCCTTACAAGCACGGTTAGGCTCAACGATCACTGTCGCTAACACGGCAAACGAAGATTACGAATACTACAACGGCACCTCGATGGCGACCCCTCATGTATCGGGTGTGGCAACATTAGTATGGAGTCATCATACAGAGTGTAGCGCCATGCAAATCCGCTCAGCATTAAATGCAACGGCGGAAGATCTTGGTACTGCTGGACGTGATAATCAAACAGGTTATGGTCTTATCGATGCGGTAGCCGCTAAGGCTTATCTCGATGCCTCTTGTGATGGCCCTACCGATCCGGGCACAGGTCCAGGAGAGTTTGTGCTTGAAAACGGTGTAGCGAAAAACAGCTTGGCAGGCGCTAAGAATGACGAGCTTCATTTCTCTGTCGATGTCCCGGCTAACGCAACTGATTTGAGCTTTACCATGAGTGGCGGCAGTGGCGATGCGGATATGTATGTGCAGTACGCAGCGGCGCCAACCACTGGCAGCTATGATTGTCGCTCATGGGAAGGCGGCAACAGTGAGTCTTGTCCTATCAGTAATGCGCAAGCCGGCACTTACTACGTGATGGTTCAAGGTTACACTGCCTTTAGCGGAGTCAGCTTAGTCGCTAATTTCACGGAATCTACTGGCGGTGGCGGAAATACAGGTGGCCCGGCAACCTACACCAACACTAACGGTTACTCCATTCCTGATAACAGCTCAGTCGGCGTTACTAGCCCGATATCTGCCACTCGAACCGGTGACTCTGGAACCGTGACAGTGAAAGTGAATATCAGCCACACTTATATTGGTGATCTACAAGTCGAGCTGCATAGCCCATCGGGTCAATTTGCTATCTTGCATGATAACGCTGGCGGCAGCACAAACAACATAGTCCAAAGCTACACCGTCGATATGACAGGTGTTGAATCTGCAGGTGACTGGACACTAAAAGCGGTAGACAGTGCTCGACGTGATACTGGCACCATCAACAATTGGGAGCTTACTTTCCAGTAA
- a CDS encoding VF530 family protein, protein MTQVNNPLHGIKLEDLLTDLVEHYGWEELGARIDVRCFNHDPSIKSSLRFLRKTLWAREKVEYLYLKMNKLPLPARKPRDDHYQASDKSLREASNRSNANSDNNSDDDNQLNTNIWGN, encoded by the coding sequence ATGACCCAAGTAAACAATCCACTACATGGTATCAAGCTAGAAGACCTACTCACCGACTTAGTCGAACATTATGGCTGGGAAGAGCTAGGCGCTCGCATCGATGTTCGTTGCTTTAATCATGATCCAAGTATTAAATCCAGCTTGCGCTTCCTGCGTAAGACCCTCTGGGCAAGAGAGAAGGTTGAATATCTTTATTTGAAGATGAATAAATTACCTTTACCGGCAAGAAAGCCAAGAGATGATCACTATCAGGCCAGTGATAAGAGCCTACGAGAGGCGAGTAACAGGTCAAATGCTAACTCTGATAACAATAGCGATGATGACAATCAGCTCAATACCAATATCTGGGGCAACTAG
- a CDS encoding aldolase/citrate lyase/malate synthase family protein, which translates to MDISTISSEYGEQNFTNLINAGIVNVKTAEAVTDTDIMANAKQFLDNTFPLAKGSHKEVRSYVVYYQQLLMFFADGTHTGLKNSGQFVALNGHKSEPEAILLNSNGTHVELSFDRGGKTGIKDQAHIDDVRLEGHEYWISLLNIEEKRIIENSQASQIFTAKDGSEYPLKG; encoded by the coding sequence ATGGATATATCAACTATCAGCAGTGAATATGGCGAGCAAAACTTTACAAACCTTATCAATGCCGGAATTGTCAATGTGAAAACTGCAGAAGCAGTCACTGATACTGACATTATGGCTAATGCCAAACAGTTTCTGGATAACACCTTTCCATTAGCTAAAGGTTCTCATAAAGAGGTGCGTAGTTACGTGGTTTACTATCAACAGCTGTTGATGTTTTTTGCCGACGGAACCCATACGGGGCTGAAGAATTCAGGGCAATTTGTTGCGCTAAACGGCCATAAGAGTGAACCTGAAGCTATCTTGCTTAACAGTAACGGTACCCATGTGGAACTGAGTTTCGATCGCGGCGGCAAGACAGGTATTAAAGACCAGGCCCACATAGATGATGTCAGGCTGGAAGGCCATGAATATTGGATTAGCTTACTCAATATTGAAGAGAAGCGAATCATTGAAAACTCACAAGCTTCGCAAATCTTCACGGCAAAAGATGGCAGCGAGTATCCGCTTAAAGGCTAA